The genomic interval GTCAGATATCAATATAGGTTTTTGAGGTCAGCAATAGACATTGGTTGAAGGAGGTAAATATTCAAGCCAAACATTTGCCATTGCTGTGCTATGTGCTATCTCATTTAAGCCTCATAATTATCCAAGAAGTAGGTATTATtgcccagttttacagatgaagaaattggggCAAGCAGAGACTAAAATTCGTGGTCATGTAGCCAGTAAATGACAAAGCCGTGATTCTAACCTAGGTCTTCCTAACTCCAAATCCACTCTTGCCATGACATGAAAATTCCTTTCAGATAAGGTATGTTCCACAACCCCTACTCAGTTAGCTAAACTTAATGCTTTGCCTAATCTCTTCTAATGAGATAGTTGGAGTCATTCCTTTTTTTGGTGGGTCATCTTTATTTCAACCCTTGGGCCAAGTCTAGGTCAGAAGGTTTTCCTGTATTGCTTCTATGTTCACACTGATTCACAGCTGCTGACACAGTTTTAGGCAATGTTTTCTGGTCTCAGCTCTCAGAAGTATCTGTATCATGTGCATTCTCAAATGCCCAAATCTATTGCACTTCTTCCTTCCCATGAACTGCTTGCTTGCTCTGTTTCTTCACTCCTTCCTTCCCTAATTCTTTAGTTCTCAACACACAGCTTTCTGACTTGCTGACACTCTGCATCAAGACCTCTTCGTTATCATTTGAGGCAGCACCAGATCCAATGAGAACCACTATCCCAACAAAGCTGTGGGAAGCTTGGTTCTCCAAGTAAGTTAAGCTTTTATCTCCATCCCAGCTAGGAAAATTCTGATAATGGAGGAAACAGGGCTCATGCAGCTGCTCTTCTGGTTTCTGAACTGTCTAAGGCTGGGCTGCATAGTCTCCAAATTATCTTTACACAAGGGGCAGTGAACAAGGGCTAGAATGACCCCAGGAATAAACTAGAGCTCCAAAAATTAAAGTGATCAGCTCGAAATCACCTGACTAGCTGGCAGAAACTCCAgtctttcccttccctctcttccacTGCCTACTCTGTCTCATATTGATGTCCCTCATCGTTTGGTCACCAGAGGCCTCAATCCCATCAATTAGGCAGCACACACAGAGTTATTTACAGCGTATACAGCAGTGTCAGGTGGGATACATGGAAACATGGAGGTGGTAGAGATTTTTCAGAGGGCCGAGCCAAGCCATTTGTCCTTCATCCAGGCCTCTTCTCTGCACACaggacgactgagcaacttacaagTAGCCCATCACACCAAACGGTCTGAAAATAATACTTGTGAGATCCAGCTGACCTGCTCTGTGGAGAATCCAAATGATAACGTCTCATTCAGGTGGCAGGTTGCAGGAAATCCATATCATAGTGAAACAAATCTCTCTATATCCTGGGACCCTAAGAGCCTCAGTGAAGAGACCTACACCTGCATAGCTGAGAATCCTGTCAGCTCTTTATCCTCCTCTGTCTCTGACAAGAGTGTCTGTGAAGGTAAGTCTGTCTCAGGTCTCTCTGAGGGCCTTGAGTgttgtggggtgtggggtgtcACTCATGCCCTCTATGATTCCTAAAACAGTGGCCCAATGGGAGACAGCtgagtgatgctgggagaggacaGACACCCCATGGAGCTCTGTGTCTGTTACTCCTCTAGAGAGctctccttttccctccccctccaccaACCATTTCTCTAAGCCTCCCAGACCCCAGGAGCAAAGTCCTTAGGAAGGCAAGATCGCTTGTTCTTTCTGTCTCTACCAGGCTCCACCCTGACCTATCTGCCTAAATGAGACTCCCACTTGCAGAAATCCTGCCCGGACCCCCAGAACCTCTGGGTATAGATGAACCCACCCAACCCCCAAAGATGGTCTAAAAGAGATGCAGTGGAGGCTCTAAATACCACTCTGGGCCTCACTCAATGCATCTCAAGTGCaacgtctttttttttctctctctctctctctcttttcaggtGTTATTAATGGGAAAAATGAATACCTGGATATCAGATGGATTATCATTGTGGTTGTTTTGACATGTATATTCTTCATTGcattgatatttatatttgttcAGAGGAGAAAAGTAGcaggttttcctttcttcttattgTTACTTCTTTCAGGCTTCAGAGACTTAGAATCTGGGGCTGTTACAAGACTCTGTCTTGCACAAGACAGATAAAGGGGGGGAAAGTGCAAACTCGGCTCAGTCAGTCCACTGGGACGACACTTGGGCTGTGAACACACATGTGCTAATCTCCTAAGGAGACTGTCCTACTAGAAAACGCAGGacccagcctcagggtctgccTGCCCTCCCTTCTGGGTCCCTTTCCCACCACATcctctagagcaggggtccctgACACCCAGTACCAGTCTGGGGCCTCTTAGGAACCAGTTCACATAGCAGAAAGTCAGCAGTGAGCAAGCGaatgaagcttcatctgtatttacagccacaCGCCATCACTCACATCACCTAAGCCCCACCTCCTGTAGATTAGGggtggcattagattctcataagaATGAGAACTCTAACCCTAAAGTCAGGGCAGACTATCTTGAGATTgccacaaaatagaaataaagtgcacaataaatgtaatgtgtttgAACCATCCCGAAACCACCCCCTCCACCAACCGTCCCGGGCGCCAAAGGGTTGGGGGCTGTTACTCCAGAGAGACACCTACAGGGGTAGAGGATGGAAGGCTTCTCTCACTACAGTCACATATTTCAGttttcctgattttatttttcaggtttcttTCAATTCTCTACTCAGCAAACCCAGTGTCCTGGTGAGCTTCCAGACTCTTAGTTCCCAGTCACTAAACAGATGGCAAGAGCCAAATGGAAATGAAGGGGGGTGATCAGAGGGCTAGATAATGAGAGAGGAGGTGGTCAGAATGTCACTATTCAGATGGACCAGATGGTACAAGGGAAGAAGACCTGGAATTGTGCAAGTCTATCCCCTGTGGGACCTACAGGGTCCCTTACAAGAAAGCAAACTGGTCACTCAGGCAATTTCTTGGGATGGGATTAGGGCCATTCCCCCATCCTGTCAATGGAGAGACTAAGTGCCAGTGAAAGGGCTCATGGCCTGTCCATTATCAGCAGCAGGCGTGGTGCAAAGGCAGGACTGGAGCATCAAATGCCCAAACGTGACTGCCTGACCCCGTCACTCTATTCAGCCAGGGTTTGGTATTGAgtttgaagtgaaagttgctcagtcatgtctgactctttgtgaccccatggactgtacagtccctggaattctccaggccagaatactggagttggtagccattcccttctccagaggatcttcccaaccctgggatcaaacccaggtctcccgcattgctggattctttaccagctaagccacaagggaagcccaagaatcttcccaaaccaggaagcaagccggggtctcctgcattgcaggcggaatctttaccaactgagctatgagtcAGAAGCATGCATTCAAATTCTTATTTGATCATTTCCTGTAAATTTCCTGTGTAAATCTGCACCGAGGCAGTAAAACTTCCTCAGCCTCAAGTTTCTCATCTCTAATATAATCAAACCCACTCTAAGGAGCTCTGAAAAGTTGAACAGTATTAAATATGTGAGGCAATCTGGCTCCCTTATGCTCACCAGTGAGATTCTCTAGCTCCCGTGAAGCCAGTGCTGTTTTGTCCCAGAAGCTTCCCTTCCTGTGAATCTAGAGAGACTCTGAGGCTTTAGGGTAGCTCAAGACCATGTTCTCCCAGGAGATGAGGTCAGAAATAGATCAAATGGCTGAAAATGTTCTGGTTCAACCCTGAACTCCCAAGACTGGGAAAATGAATGTACCCTAAGGAAGGGCAATGTTTCAAATAACTACCTCTTTGGGGCCAGAGAGTGACGAGGGGTTGACAAGGTCCTGGGAGAGCAGAGCAGAGTCCTTCAGCCATTGACTGTGTCTTCCTGTGTTAACAGCAGAGACTGTGAGTAACTTAGAGTACGCTTCCTTCTCTTCAGGGAACACTGTGTATGCGCAGGTCACCCATTCAAACAAGGTGAGTACTTTCAGCTTTATACTCCATCACGGTCATTATTTACAGTCATTATTCATGAACTTGTCACAGTTATCTGACGAAATCCAAATGGTGTACACCACTGAGATGAAGTGAAGGCAATGACAAGAGTTATGTGTGGGACCTTTCTACACCATTTTGGTCTCACGCCAGTGGAATGTTTACTCATACCCTGCTTTACACTGCTTAATCTAACTATGCAATGCATCAGTAAGTCATATCCCTTCAGCTGACTTACAAGCTGCCTGGAAGTGAAAattgtcttcctctctcttcccctgtgTCTTAGCATGAAGCCCAGTAAATATCTGCTGGATGGATAAAGTTCAGTCAAGTTTGAGAGTTCCCAAAGGACACAATTCTGTATCAGGGGGCTTCTCATCCTTTTGTAGGGGAAATATCAGGGCTCAGAAGAGCCTCTTAAGAGAGAAAGAGTGACAAGAATTGGCAATCCCTCAACTGTGAAAGACACTAAAGGCATGAGCAGCCCTCGATCGTCCCCTCCCCTCTAGCGACATAACAGGATGGCCTTGGTCAGGCATCAGGAACTCCCCGCCATGCATCAGTAATTCCTCATCAGCCCCAAAATAAAGCACCTACAAATGGTGCATTTCTAAATAACACTACACATACTGGGAGACCAGTTCCACATCTAATGAAAAACAAGTCAAGAGAGGCAGCATTCTTCAATAATGGAAGCAGTGGTCTAGCTAGAAACCTTGGATTTCACAGCAAATCTCTCTTCAAAAAGCCCTTTACAGATGTTTGCAAGGAAGGCTCTTTAAAGACAGCAAACAAGAAGAGATGCTCTCACCTTAGTTATTTCAATTGCCTTTCCAGTTTTCTCTTGATGACAAGATGAATCACTCACAACAAACCAAGAATCTAATCTCCAACAAATTTGCTAACTTTTTCTTTAGCAAAACATGGTACTTTGGAGAGTTTCAGAGGTTTTGATAACACCCTAGATATACcctaattcatttaaaatgccAAAAACTATGAGCACAGGGGACTTCTGTTATCATCAGGCTTTTTATTCCAAGCagagccattcttttttttttttaattgttttttttttaatgtaattcactcttccttttttttttttctgttttatttatttattttttattggttttgccatacattgacatgaatccaccacaggtgtacatgcgttcccaaacatgaacccccctcccacctccctccccataacatctctctgggtcatcaccacaAGCAGAGCCATTCTTAAGACAAGGTATTCCTATTCTAACAGTTCTCCATGCTCAAGGAGACCCCAATGACATGATGACGAGGCTATTAGAATCACAGGGGCAAAATAGAGCAGGCAATACCTCCAGTTATAGGTAGTAAAGATCTGAGACCAAAGATGTAATACAATAACCATTTGGTAGTGTaggttagtttttctttttcttttttttttttttttttttgactgcattaGGTATTTGTTGCTGCTCACAGTCTTTCtgcagttgcagtgagcagggctcACTCactagctgcagtgtgtgggattctcattttgcagtggctcctcttgttacagagcatgggctctagggtgcacagacttcagtagttgtggcgcatgagcttagttgtcccatggcatgtagcatcgatcctcccagatcagaaatcaaactcatgtcccctgccttggcaggcagattcttaactggtggaccacaagggaagtccttgtaGGTTAGTTCTTAAAAATGGAGGAGAGAGAGTAGAGTTGGATGTAGGACAAGaatgctttctttccttcacatCACCTGCCAACAAGGTCACCCTTCTGTCTTTCTCTGGTTCATGAGCCCATTGGTTTACTGGAGTGTTGTGCTTCAGTTTGGGGCTCAGGAAAGATGACTAATCCTTCACCAATTTGAGAGCTAGTGGTGCTTGATTTCCAGTTCCTCTTGCTAAACACTCCATAGCCTTCCTCCTGAAGAATTTTAACATCATCCCTCTTTTGTCACACTGCCTTTCCCAAGAATATATCTGTTTGCATGAGTTTATATCTCTTTATgtgaatatatgtatgcatgagTACATATCTCTTTATGTAAGCCAAATCAATATGATTGTGTTCTACAGGAAACAAAAAGCTCAAATCCTGTGAAAAACTATGACTCCACCACAATCTACTCTGAAGTTAATCATCCCCAAGAGGTAAGCCCATAATTGCCAGCTGTTCTTACATTCTTATCTCTCTTCTCACACCTAAGATTTCACAAATATAGTAATAGTAAAGGGAACATTTTACAGATGCCAGAAATACAGGATACAGAAAGTCTCAGGGCACACCTAAAACACATCCAGGAAGTTATCTTGTATTAATATTAGGATCACCACACTTAACTGAGTTTTtaacctactttttaaaaatatagatctgtttgtttatttttatttgaagtatagttgatttacaatgttatgccaatatctgctgtacagcaaagtgatgtgagctacttatttttcttttaatttaatcttACCTTAGGCTGTGAATATCCCTATCTGCCCACGGTGGTTTCCAGACACCTCTATAACCACGAGGAACAGCCTGACACTCTGGTTTCTGTTgaccttctttatttttctctttttcctattaGAGGAAGACCATTTATTCCAAGACAACTGCCCATCGCAACGTCGTGTAAGTTTCTGAAAGACTTCAAAGGAATTTCAGAATTACATATCTGCTCCTGATCCCgtgagaaagaacagagcttGGTTTCTGCCTGACAACATAATTTGAATATCTAGGATTATCAGACTTGAATCTGCTTACCCAgatcaaacatttaaggaataaCATCATTTCCAGAATGTGACCCAAATAACATTTCCTAATCTGCTCCAGGCCAAAATATACATCAGATAATATGCctgcaaaaattctcaaaaagatACTAGCAATCTGAATTCAACAAGacattgaaaagatcatacatcatgatcaagtgggatttatcccagggatgcaaggattttcaATATCTGCACATCAGTCATTGTGATACActacatcaacaaattgaaggataaaaattatatggtcatctcaatagatgtagaataagcttttggcaaaattcaacacccagttatgatttttaaaaaactcttggggagggtggtgggaggggggttcagtatGGGGAATACatatacacctgtggctgattcatgttaatatatggcaaaaaccactacaatattgtaacataattagcctccaattaaaataaataaatttttaaaaataaataaataaaactgaaaaaaaacctCTCCATAAAGTGGTCACAGAGGGAAactaccttaacataataaaggctatatatgacaaaccttggagaaggaaatggcaacccactccagtattcttgcctagagaatcctgtggacagaggagcctggtgggctgctgtccatggggtggcacagagtcagacatgactgaagcaacttagcatgtgacaaacctgaaactaacatcatactcaacagttaagctgaaagcatttcttctaagatcaggaacaagacaaggatgtccactctcaccacttttattcaaaatagttttagaAGTACCAACCatggcagtcagagaagaaaagaaaagaaatccaaattcgaaaagaagtaaaatcatcactgtttgcagatgacatgatactacacatAGAATATTCTAAAGATGAGACCAGAAAACTgctagagctcatcagtgaatttggtaaagttgcaagatacaaaattaatgcagaGAAACctgttacatttctatacaccaacaacaaaagatcagaaagataaATTCAAGAAATAATCCCATCTACcacagcatcaaaaagaataaaatacttaggaataaatctacctaaggaaacaaaaaccTGTACTTCAAAAACTATaatacactgatgaaagaaatcaaagaccacACAAGCAGATGGAAACATATACTGTGTCCTTGGATTGGATGAATCaacattgtcaaaatgactatattacccaaggcaatctacagattcaatgaaatctctgtcaaattgccaatggcatttttcacagaactagaacaaaatatcttaaaatttttatgaagacacaaaagaccctgaatagccaaagaaatatgcaaacaataaatactggagaggatgtgga from Budorcas taxicolor isolate Tak-1 chromosome 3, Takin1.1, whole genome shotgun sequence carries:
- the SLAMF6 gene encoding SLAM family member 6, producing MARTLTILTSPTPFSTAKSMIWLLLSLLLLSRLGPGNSVSEASSPPLVVNGVLGESVTLSSNFTAKENIMSITWLHKGNSVIFISPKEAKIQVTDPKRKDQLNVTKSYSLQINNLTMADVGHYRAQITTSTSYLNTDYNLQIFRRLSNLQVAHHTKRSENNTCEIQLTCSVENPNDNVSFRWQVAGNPYHSETNLSISWDPKSLSEETYTCIAENPVSSLSSSVSDKSVCEGVINGKNEYLDIRWIIIVVVLTCIFFIALIFIFVQRRKVAGFFQFSTQQTQCPAETVSNLEYASFSSGNTVYAQVTHSNKETKSSNPVKNYDSTTIYSEVNHPQERKTIYSKTTAHRNVVFRSTNHGSQRRKEKKSKFEKK